The DNA segment GGGACTTGACATGACGGCGCTTGTCCGCTACCCGAGAAATGGCGGAAATCAGGTGAGATCAGTACACAATATATGGGTCTTTTTCGCCGTCGGCTGCGTTGCTCTTCCTCGCGTGGTGCACGCCACTGCTCGTCATCGCGCCTTGCCGACGACAAAAAATCCTCCGCATATTATGACGCGAATTAACCAGACACCACACTAGAATCGCGACAGCAACGAGCCGAAGCCGTCGATCCTGTCCGTCAGTCCGTTCTGCCGCAGCGCGTACCAGTAGATGGCCGTGTTGATGGCGATGACCGGCTTGCCGAGCCGGCGTTCCGCCTCGTCCGCCAGCCGCGCCATGGCCAGGTTCGTGCCCACCTGCACCACCGCGTCCACGTCGCCGCCGTCCACCTCCCGGATCGCCGCCTCCAGCGTGTCCGCCTGCACATGGGCGATCTGCACCGGGCTGTCGCACTTGAGGCCCTTGAGGCGCACCACCTCGTAACCGCAGTCGGTGAAGAACCGCACCACTTGGGCGTCGCCCACGGGCATGTACGGCGTGATCACCCCGATGCGCTTGATGCCGCCGTAGGCCTCGAACGCCGCCTCGCAGGCATAGGAGCCCATGGCGACTTCGACCCCCGACCGCTGCTGCACGGCCTCCAGCAGCCGCTGACTGCCCTCGGCGCCGTCCCAGAAGGTTTCGGAGGACATGCCCATGATCAGGTAGTCGGGCCGGCACGTCATCACCCGATCGATGGCGTTGTCCACCTCCGCGCGGATGTTCTCCATCAGTTGCTCGAAGTCCGCGTCGTCGTGGATGGGATCATCGGGTATCCAGATCCGGCCGAAGTGGTTGGTGACCCCGCGCGGCCGCATGTCGTCGAACTCGGGCTGCACCGAGGTATTCGTG comes from the Deltaproteobacteria bacterium genome and includes:
- a CDS encoding arylmalonate decarboxylase, which produces MADALGWRRKFAVIAPSTNTSVQPEFDDMRPRGVTNHFGRIWIPDDPIHDDADFEQLMENIRAEVDNAIDRVMTCRPDYLIMGMSSETFWDGAEGSQRLLEAVQQRSGVEVAMGSYACEAAFEAYGGIKRIGVITPYMPVGDAQVVRFFTDCGYEVVRLKGLKCDSPVQIAHVQADTLEAAIREVDGGDVDAVVQVGTNLAMARLADEAERRLGKPVIAINTAIYWYALRQNGLTDRIDGFGSLLSRF